ACCATCCATTAGCGTATACTAAGATTTTATCTCTTGTTTTGCCTCCGAGTAATTTATATAAGGGTGCACCAAGCTCCTTACCTATAATATCCCATGAAGCTATGTCGACTGCACTTAATGCAGTAGTAGATTCTAAGGATATCGTGAGATTAAAGTCGTGCTTATACCATTCTAATCTATTTTTCTCTACATTAAATACATCACTACCCTTTAAAACTTTATTTATCTTTTTAACGAAATTTATTACTGCTTCTGCTCTTAAAGCGCTTACAGTTTCTCCCCAACCAACTTTTCCATCACTAGTCGTTACTTTAACTAAAACCATTAATGAAGCCCATTGTGCACTGGTTATTTCCCTTCCCAATATATAGGCTTCAATTTCCGAAATTTTACTCATGATTTATAACTTTCTCATAGAGTTTTAAAATATACCTTAAGCTGTTAAGGAAAAATTTATGTTATGAGAGATTACTTACACATTATGGATATTAAAATTGAGAAAAGCAGAAACACGTACAGAATTAGGGTTAATAATCCTAATCCAGTAGTTGACTTTCCGTTTAATGGATCTGAAACTAATGAACTACCTGAGAACATTAAAATAGAAGAGGGAAAATATCCGTTCCCTGATAATAAATTTTCATATTATGGATTGATAATCTCACGGGGATTAAATATAGATGACCATATATATGGTCTTGGAGAGAAGGCCTATGAATTAGATAGAAAGAGGACTAGATTACAAATGTGGAATACTGATGTTGGTGCTGTAACTAAATATGGTTGGTATGTAGACCCTATGTATAAATCCATACCGTTTTTTATAATACTAAATAAGAAAGAGGGAGTTACTGGTTATTTTATAAATTCAGCATCGAGAGTAATATTCGATTTTGGAATTTTAAATTACGATAAAATAACGATATTTGTTCCAGAGAGATCAGTGGAATTTTATCTTTTTAAGGGAAACAGTGTAGAGGAAGTAATTGAAGCTTATACAAATCTAACCGGTAAACCGTTTCTATTGCCAGAATGGGCATTAGGTTATCAAATAAGCAGGTTTAGTTACTTCCCTCAAGATTATGTAATTGAAATAGTTAAGAGACATTTAGAGAAGGGGATTAAAGTATCTGCAATTTACCTAGACATAGACTACATGGACAGATATAAGATATTCACGTGGAATAAAGAAAGATTTCCTGATCCTCTTCAGTTATCTGAAGAGCTTCATAAGTTAGGGGTAAAGTTAATAACTATAATTAATCCTTGCATAAAGGTAGATTATAAATACGAACCATTCAAGGAGGCTGTAAATTTAGGTATTCTAATGGAAGATGAGGACGGAAGTATATTCGTTGCTAAGATGTGGGCTGGGAATTGTGCGTGGATAGACTTCTCTAATTCTAAGGCTAGGGAATGGTGGGCAAACAAAATAATGGAATGGGTTAGAAAATATGGAGTAGATGGAATTTGGCTTGATATGAACGAACCTACATCTTTTGGTAGGGACATGCCAGATAATGCTGTCTTTCATTCAGATAAGGGTGATGTTTCACATTTATCATTTAGGAACGCCTTCCCCTATTATCAAGCAATGGCTACTTTTGAAGGTTTAAAAAAAGCTGGAATTGATAAACCCTTTATATTATCGAGGGCAGCATATGCTGGAAGTCAAAAATATTGCGCAGTGTGGACTGGAGATAATATTGCCGAATGGGAGGACTTAAGATTACAAATATCTTTAGCGTTAAGCTTATCTATTAGTGGGATACCTTATGTGGGGTGCGATATAGGGGCTTTTATAGGTAGGACTCATCCTAGGGGAAGTATAGATTATTCCTCGTCATTTGATCTTCTAACTAAATACTATGAAATAGCGTTATTCTTTCCATTTTTCAGATCTCATAAGAGTAAGGATGGTATTGATCAAGAACCCTTTACCTTACCAGATTATTATATGAACAAGATAAAGCAAATAATAGACTTAAGATACAGATTTATTCTATATCTTTCAGCTTTAGCTTTAGAAGCCCACGAAAAGGGACATCCAATACTTAGACCTTTATTTTATCATTATCAAGACGATGAAAACGTTTATAGGATAGATGACGAGTTTATGGTAGGGGAATTTATATTATATGCTCCAATTCTCTCGAAGGATTCTAAAAGACTAGTTTACTTACCTCCTAGAGATAAATGGGTTAGTTTCTGGAATAATGTAGAATATAGCGGTTGGGTGGAATCTGATGGATGGTTACCGATTTATATAAGATATAACTCAATTTTACCGCTTCAAGGAAATGATGGAATTGACTTAATTGTTTATGGTGAAAAAGCAGAAATAAAAATGTATGATTCAAACATTATTTCACTGAAAGATGATAGAATTACATTTAGCAATGCATTAAAAGTTGATACTATTGAATTTAAAGGGTTAAGAAACATTAAAAATATCTACGTTAATGACAAAGAGTATAAGGTAGAAAATAATAAGGTTTCAATTAAAGAGAATGTAAGAGAGATAATATTAAAATATTAATCTCTATATTCTAGCTTATTTTTAGAATATCACTTTTTTATTTTTATTTATTAAATTATATTTATTTAACTTTAATTTAATTTAAATAAATATCTTCATTAATACTAGCTCTCCACTAAACTAATACTAATAATTACCCGATTAAGAACAAGTTTTGCTTACGAAGTTTAGAAGCAATAAATTAAATATAATGGGCTTAAGTCCTTACGTTATGAGTAAAATACTTAAAGTAGTGAAAAAATTTAGATAACAGACTTGCTATTTTAAAATTGGTTATGCGAAGAAAAACTGCTTTCATCATATTTTTATTATTTTTAACACTAAGTATAATAGACTTAATTTTCACATATTTTTATACTTCTCTTGTAATATATTCTATAAAAAATAATATATTATTATCTGAAGATGCCGAGCAATCAGTTTACATTAATGTAAAGGCTTATGATACAATTATCATAAAAGGTAATTCTACTAAGCCAATAAACATTTATGTTCAAAGTTTTATTCCCATTGACTTGAAAAATAATGTAACATCATTTAAAATATCGTACATATCTCCTATATCTGGTCCCTTATATGTACAGTTTAGAACTTTACCATATACTAATTTAACGAAAATCTCGTTTGAGATATTTGTTGTTAATAGTTGGTTTTCTGGTATAGGATATTTAATCTTCATATTTCTCTTAATTATATCATTAATCTTTCTAGGATATTACAGAATGTTAAGTAGGAGGAAAAAGCTATGATTTGTGTCCCCTTTTATGTTATAGATGATTTATATATTGATGCGTATTTCATGGATAAGATAGATAAACCTTATCTTAGGATATTATTAGTAAAGGTTAAGATTAAAGGTAGTAAATGTGATGGAAGAATTTTAAATACTATACCTTTTGAAACAGTTGTAGAATTACTTAGGAATGGATCTAATGATTTACAAAATATAAGTTTTAATATTAAAAAAGAAAATTTAAATAATTTGGATATTATATTGTCAAGTCTGTATAATCCTGGATATTATTTCAGAAAAAGGGAGAAGGAGATTACCTTATCTTCTATACTTAAAATATATGATTTAGCATACAAAAATGTATTAGATAAGTTAAACAGGGTAAAAGATGCAGTGGTAACTTACTTAAGTTTAAGTTTAGCAAATTCTTCAGTAATTATTAATAATAATGAAGACCAAGTATACACCCAATTCTTTAGAAGTGACCCGAAGTTCAGAGAGGCTATCTTAAGTGCTTTATCTGAACAATAGCGTAAATTATAATTAGTAAAGAAAGTATTAGCACAATAATTTGGGGAAATAATACAGCTTCGCTTCTATATAGTATAATTGAAAATAAATCTAGCAGTAATAGTGTATATCCTATAGCAAGTAAAGTCCTATAGGTCTCCATTTATTCCTCCCCAACCTTTGCCCTTGGATCTAAGAAAGAGTAAGTTAAGTCTGCAATTAAATTCCCTATTATTACTGCAGCAATTAAAATAATGAAAACTCCCATCTCTGTAGGATAATCATTTGATGTTATAGCTGTTATTAGCAAATCCCCTACACCTGGATATGAAAAAGTTTGTTCCACAAATAGGGAACCACCGAAGGAGAAGCCTATTGCTATTATTAGACTAGTGTATAATGGTAATATGGCGTTTTTTCCAATAAACTTCTTCTCTATTATACTTTTCTTAACTCCAGCTATTTCAGCAAAATTTACGAAATCCTCTCCTAGCACACTTATGGTATTTGCTCTCATGTGCAATATCCATCCCACTAAGTTTACCAATGTTAGACTTAATATTGGTAAAAATGCATGATAAAGTACGCTTATTATAAAAGCTAAGTTTAAACCCGGAGTTACGTTAGGGCTATATGCACCCCCCGTAGGAAATACGTGATATACAAATCCAAGTACGAATACTAAAAGCGCTGCATAAACGTAAATGGGTACAGCTCTAAGTATGGATAAAGACACAGTAGTAATGGAGTCAGTTTTACTACCCCTTATATAAGCTAATTTTTGGCCTATTCTAATTCCTAAAAAGAAACTAATTAAAATGGATGTGGTAACTATAAACAATGTCCAAGGTAATGCAGCTGCTATAATTTGTGCTACTGGAACATCACTAACGATTGATAAACCTAGATTTCCGTGAATAACATTATTAATATAATTTACCGCGTTAATTAGAGGATTTCCATGTGGTCTAAGAGTATTTAAGTATTGAATAAGTGAAGAGTAAAGCCCAGGCTTTTGGGCAAAATCTTGAGGATTTATGAATTGCATAATATAGTTGGCTGGCGAATAAGGAGAATATTCTAAGAGTGCCCAACTTATTACTATAGTTACAAACATTGCAATTATCACTGAAGCTAATCTTCTGATTAACCACTTATAATTCATAAAATACTAATATTCTTTATTGGATATAAGTGTTTCTCAACCATTAAATGATATTGTGAAAAATTTTATTAATGAGAAAAATGCTAATAATAACTATGCGGAAGGAGTTAGTGATAGAACTAGGTATAATCTTTTCTATATTAATAGCTCTTCTTTCAGCTACAAGTATTGTAGTAACCTCACAAACTTCAGTCTTTCCCTCTACGTTAACTTTATCGTGGTATAATTCTAATATAGAGATGTACTCTTCATTTACTACGTATAATCCTAATATTTTCGCGGGAGGTTTAGGTGGGTCTTTCTACGGTTTAGTTTACGCTTACTCAGCTATAGTTAACGTTACTAATTCGCAAATGATACCCGTAATAGTAGTTTCTTGGAACTTTTCTCCTCCAGACTGGCAGCAAGTCTGGCAAAAACAACCAATTAACGTTACATTAATTATCAGAAATGATACCGGTTGGAGTAATGGTCAGCCTTTAACTGCATATGATCTAATGGCTACGTGTTTAGTTCTAGATATGTTTGGAGCACCTCCATTCCCTAATTATACTATAGTTAATAATTATACATTAGTCGAAACGTGGCCTAAGGGAGAGTTATCCCCAATTTTATATACATGTACACTTATAAATACTGCAGGTCTTGGAGAAGTTGCTATAATTATACCTTATCAAGTTTGGAAGCCAATAATCAATCAAATTCTCGGTAATTGGACAGAAATACAGAATACCAGCAATATGAAATTAGCCAAACAAATCATTAATAACATACGTACAGAGATTAAAAACTTTAGGCCAAACCCAGTTACCTATCCTTATGATGGCCCCTTCTATTTAGCTCAACTAACGTCAAGTGAGATAATATTGAAGAAGAATCCCTATTATTATGATGCTAAATACATTCCATTTAATCAAGTAATAGTATACCAATACGGACAGTCTGATTTGGCAGACGCTGCAATTACTAGCGGGCAAGTCTCGTTAGATTGGTCTGGATTTACTGGACTCTC
The genomic region above belongs to Saccharolobus caldissimus and contains:
- the malA gene encoding alpha-glucosidase MalA, translating into MMDIKIEKSRNTYRIRVNNPNPVVDFPFNGSETNELPENIKIEEGKYPFPDNKFSYYGLIISRGLNIDDHIYGLGEKAYELDRKRTRLQMWNTDVGAVTKYGWYVDPMYKSIPFFIILNKKEGVTGYFINSASRVIFDFGILNYDKITIFVPERSVEFYLFKGNSVEEVIEAYTNLTGKPFLLPEWALGYQISRFSYFPQDYVIEIVKRHLEKGIKVSAIYLDIDYMDRYKIFTWNKERFPDPLQLSEELHKLGVKLITIINPCIKVDYKYEPFKEAVNLGILMEDEDGSIFVAKMWAGNCAWIDFSNSKAREWWANKIMEWVRKYGVDGIWLDMNEPTSFGRDMPDNAVFHSDKGDVSHLSFRNAFPYYQAMATFEGLKKAGIDKPFILSRAAYAGSQKYCAVWTGDNIAEWEDLRLQISLALSLSISGIPYVGCDIGAFIGRTHPRGSIDYSSSFDLLTKYYEIALFFPFFRSHKSKDGIDQEPFTLPDYYMNKIKQIIDLRYRFILYLSALALEAHEKGHPILRPLFYHYQDDENVYRIDDEFMVGEFILYAPILSKDSKRLVYLPPRDKWVSFWNNVEYSGWVESDGWLPIYIRYNSILPLQGNDGIDLIVYGEKAEIKMYDSNIISLKDDRITFSNALKVDTIEFKGLRNIKNIYVNDKEYKVENNKVSIKENVREIILKY
- a CDS encoding ABC transporter permease, which encodes MNYKWLIRRLASVIIAMFVTIVISWALLEYSPYSPANYIMQFINPQDFAQKPGLYSSLIQYLNTLRPHGNPLINAVNYINNVIHGNLGLSIVSDVPVAQIIAAALPWTLFIVTTSILISFFLGIRIGQKLAYIRGSKTDSITTVSLSILRAVPIYVYAALLVFVLGFVYHVFPTGGAYSPNVTPGLNLAFIISVLYHAFLPILSLTLVNLVGWILHMRANTISVLGEDFVNFAEIAGVKKSIIEKKFIGKNAILPLYTSLIIAIGFSFGGSLFVEQTFSYPGVGDLLITAITSNDYPTEMGVFIILIAAVIIGNLIADLTYSFLDPRAKVGEE